The genomic window ATATATGTTCTGCGGTAAATTGTAATAATCTTTTAATAAACAGCAAAATTCACATCTCTGCATATGGTACTTCTTTTGCCGATGATCGTTGATGACTTTGAAATGTTTTTTTATAGATAAGCCGCTCATTGATCACATTGCAGAGTCCGCTTCCAACGGAACCGTCCAAGAGGGTCAATCTTTCCACTTGACTTGCGTCGTTAATGTGCCCATTGGGGGAACTGCTGGCTTTTCAATGGAGTGGAGGCACAACTCAAAGACAGTCAAGTCACAAAGAGGATTATCTAACTTTGTTTACAACGTTCAGAGTGCAACTAGAAGCGATTCCGGGCACTATTTCTGCGCAATACTCAATGGCACTGAACTTGACTTGTCTTCTACAGCAATTGATATTACATGTAAGCGCATTGGCCACTGCATAGCACAGtgaaattttctttattagaCCCTGCTCagatcgtcgccttttttgcTCGCACTCCGCACAAACGTTTGTATCCTGGCAAGAACGGGGTTGTCTACGTGAATACGGGTGGAAATGTTACCATTGAGTGCACAGCGGAAGGAAATCCCGTTCCTGTTACCTCCGTTCATCACAGTAAAGACGTGCGAGTGATAGAAAGTAAATTAGAAGGTCAAAAGATAACATTTTTGCTAAATATCACCCGagctgaaggaaaacgagacaACGGCGTCTACATTTGCCAATCACACAACAGTGTAAATCCTATCGCTATGCAAAAGATTCTAAACCTTTTTGTTTACAGTTAAGACTTAGATGAAAttatattgaatttttggcTTATTTTCTCATGTAGAGACTGCAACAATAACGTTTTTTGATTTGGTTAACGACAGCGACACGACGAACTCTGCGGGCTGCAGGAATTTAACCGCTGGAGAACAACATACACTGGAATGCAGAGCTGACGGAGAACCGCCTCCAGTTGTTACTATTCTCGATGAAGGAGGAGAGCAAGTAGCGAATGCTTTACGTAACGTTTCctattctttttctgctAAAAAAGAACTGGATGAAAAGGCGTTTGAATGCAAGGCAATAACTTCTGTTCTCAACAGCACAGCAAACGtcacgatttctttttgtgtTTCATCGACATCTGGTTTATCGTTATTAGGTAGGAAAGTGACTGTTAGCTCAATTAAAGTCTAGTTTTCACTAATGTATTCTAGATCAACTTCTAATTGCTTTTGGCGGGCTTGTTGTTGTCATTCTTATTTCTGTTGCTCTTTTCTATAACTTTGTGCAAAGGCTGCCGTGCTTACCAAATACGACAACGCCTACGTCCCGACGCGCAGTCACACCACCGTCCGGACGCCCAACTGAGGTCACTCCACTTCAATCACCTGAGATTGAAGTACCGCCAGGTGAATTACGGCCAGATGGATCACCATCATTCCCGCAAAgcaaggaagagaaggaactTTGGAACAGATGGAAACAAGCAGGTGATTCGTAAACTAGTTTACAGTTTAGGTGCACAGCGTTGTCAATTAATAAAGCTAGGATTTCTTATAATCTCTTTTTGCACTTATATTGTGATGATAGACATTTTTGTACGTCATGGGAATTGAATAATTTAGAAATTTTAAAATAGAATTGCAAGATCGGGCCAGTGACGAAGAGCCCGGATAAAACGACTTCTAGGAGGAGAGACGCGGATTTGAAGCGATGCTAAGAGAGAGTACACCAGTCATCCAGTGTAGCTCAATACGCAGTGGTCGCCGGTATGACGCTCAGCGCCTTTCTGTAGACGATAAGgcgttctttttctcgtcttaGCTTCTTCCTAGtgcgcgaaatcgtcgttgcaacgtcgtcgaatcagGGTAAGAGGCGGTTTCCTTTTGGGGACGAATGGTGTCGGGAGGCCCGGGGGAGGAAATCACGCGCAGCCCTACAGGAAAAGCGTGATCCCACGTTCGGTAAAAACAGGGGAGTTTTGAAAAGGCATAACATTAGGGGCATTGGTCGCATATACTAAAAGCGGGGCAGTCTCTGAAACGGCAAAATGTACAAAAAAACTGAAGCCTTGTTAGACTCCGAACGTGAGCGTCAAAGCGAGAAACAGGCCGCCAAGAACGCAAGTCAGCGCTGCCGTCGCTCTTGCCTCAGAATCTGGAGGTCCTGGCGGTCCTGGCGGTCCTGGCGGTCCTGGCTCAGGTTGCGGATGCCTATTGCATCCATCCGTGCAGCAGCATCCTGTATCGGAGGTTGGGTCGCATGATGCGCAGCTTCGAACATAGCGATACCCTCCGCTGCTCGCCTCGTTGACAGTGATGGAGCAGCATTGGTACTGACTAAAGCTAGTCGGGCACGTACCAAGGTAGTTTGAGTGGGCCGTTTCAGCGCATCCACCGCGATCTCCAGTCACTCCACTGCAGACGTAGCACATGATCTGCTCCGTTTGGTGTGGTAGAAACGTGAGAACAACGACAAGCCAGGATAGAAATGGTGTCGCCTTCATTTAACTGTGCGTGAATATTCTTCTTGCGACTGTCTTGATCAAGGCGTGTCTTGCGTTTGTTGTAACTGTAGCAACAGCGCCCTCCCCTGGAGGTTTTGACGTACATTCGCACGTGGGTTGCGTAGTGCGAACAATGGACGTTCAGGCGATTTCTCGCCATCTGGGACTTTCAGACTACTTTTATAGAAGGCTGTCGGGAACGTTTCAAAGTACTTTTATGAAGATGTCAAAGGGGTTTTGGATATAGGCGACCCGCTCAACCTCGTGATTCATCTCGTGACCGGCTCCTATTGAGAAGGTGGTGGGCTCATGTCGTTTGTAACAAAAGCCGCGATTTTTTGGTTTATACCATTCGGATCAGGCAAGTGGGCATTGTAATCTGTTCTTCTGCATGGGACTTTTTATTTGGCAACCCGAGGGCCAGGTAGACAGGGTGGGCAGCGGATGAGATAACAGAGTCCCTCGACTTGTCCTCGACTTAGTGCCATGCAGCCCTGCTCTTTCGCAGCAGATCCTTTTCTGTATTAGCAGTGGAGGATCCAGCAAGGGGGGTCCACGTGAGAGAGTGTttgcacgaaaaaaaatttggcTGACTACGCCTACATTGGTGCATTTCGTTAAATTTCAGCTGCTACAAAAATTCCTCTTTCAATGTCTTCTAAAATAAACCTTAGTTTTATGGTTAGCTGAAGCGCGCTAAACTGTCTTCCCACATATACAAGCACTGCGTGTAATTCTATTTTAAtgtaaaaattcttttgttcTGCACAAGGGGGGTTCCCCCTCCCCTAGATCCGCCACTGATTAGTGATGCAGCGCATTAACTTTACTCAATCGAACTTTTATATCACAGTTTTCCACTGGGCTGCGTCCAAGGATCTCCAGCCTGAAATTGGTATCGAACTTGACGTACCAGGAGATCGTAAATATCTCATCTCTGGAGATTCTGTTGATAATTTCCTATATTGCATTGTTTCGGACGTTCCCATGGATAAAATTTTACTCTGTCTTGCCTCTCTCTCcggaaaattttttgaagtcAATGAAGCAACGGATTCACGCTACAACTTCGATTGTCACGGAACAGCAGCAAACGCCAGGTGTGGCTACAGCGTTTCGAAAGTGAAACGTGAAGATGCTGGCATTTACAAATGTACTGAGCACAGCTGTGATGGCCTTGTACACAGCACTCTCTACGTTCCTGTCTATAGTACGTATTTGcattgattttaattaattaagtcgtATAAAATGAATTTTGTACTCTACATATAGAATTTCCTCTCATTGATCACGTCACCGCATCCACCGATGACGGAACGGTTCAGGAGGGACAGCCCTTTTCCCTTACTTGCGCCGTTAATAAGCCCACTGAGGGAACTGCCGGTTTGTCAATGGAGTGGAGGCACAACACGGCGACGGTCAAGTCACAAAAAGGATTATCTAACTTTAGCTACAACGTTCAGAACGCAAGTAGCACCGATTCTGGGAATTACTCCTGTACTATACTCAACGGCACTGAAATAGACACGTCTTCTGCATCTGTTGATGTGACATGTAAGCGCATAGATCAGTTCAAACTGGTGTGAAATCAGTCTTCTTTCGTAGTCGCTCATATTattacgtttttttctcgcgcttTTGACCGACGCTTGTATCCCAGAAAAGACGGCGTTGTCTACGTGAATACGGGTGAAAATGTCACTATTGAATGCGTGGCCGAAGGAAACCCCGTTCCTGACGTCTCTGTCTTTTATAACGATAAAGAAGTGCCGATAATAAAAATGTCAGCAGGTCGGACGATAACAGTTTTACGAAATATTACCCGAGCTGAAGGAAAGCAAGACAACGGCGTCTACAGTTGCGTAGCGGATAACAGTGTAAATCCTAACGCTTCGAAGAGCATTGACCTTTTTGTATACAGTTAAGATGTAGTTACATGCATCGAGTTCCTTCGCTGACCGTTCTTTTTGTATAGAAACTGCAGTCATAACGTTTTTTGACTTGGTTAATGACTCGATGAACTCGACGGGCTGCAGAAATGTAACCGCTGGAGAACAGCAGACACTTGAGTGCAAAGCTGAAGGAGAGCCATCTCCAGTTGTTGTTATTCTAAATGAAAAAGGACAGGAAATTGCAAATTCTTCGTGCAACGCTTCGTATTCATTTTTCGTCCCAGAAGAAATGAATAAGACCGCTTATGAATGCAGAGCGATGTGTTCTGTTCTCAACAGCACAGCGAAATCTACTCTTTGTGtttcattatcatcatcatcaccaccGCCATTAAGTTCATCGTTTCCGGGTATGAAATTGCTATTCACCTTTAACTTATAGCTTTTATTGATATGTTTTAGAGTGGGCTGTAATTTTAATGGCCGTCGTAGGGTCGCTTGCTTTTATTATGCTTTGTATCTTTCTGTTTTATACGTACTTGAAAAGGCGTTCTCGCTTGGATCCTACGCTAACGGAATCAGATGAGACGGAACGACTTCGAGAATCACTGCCGCAAAGCAAGACCGATAAGGACAATAGgaacacaaagaaaaagacgtcttttcaattaatttatgaACTAGTTTGCTGTTGATtgtacgtcatcgtcatcatttcAATCTATTCTTCCTGCAGCAAAACAAAAAGggattttctgttttttttttcttcgtcgttgagcAGCGTATGAGGTCAGATAGTAGGGCAGAATGCAGTGTTTTCCTTATCGtgaaattaataatttttcttctctttgtttcCTTTAGTGGCTCTTGTTCAGGTATTTACTTTGTATAGATTTTTGTTCTACGTCTTATCTGATATTTTCAAGGCATTTTTGAACATATATGTGCAGTACGTATGTATGATCCGGGTGAATTGGATTTAGAAGTCTCATAAAAATCTCGAATGGCTTTGCTAGGCGTGGCCACTGCAAATGTGAATCAGTagttttgaaaatgtttcGTGTTGAAATTGTTCGACTGTTCTCCCTGTTGAAGTCATGACGAGGGGCCCGGATGCTTGACTTCGAATCTGTGAGGGACgcagtcgtcgttgaagcGAGGCTAAGAGGAAGTACAGGATGCTATTTCGAGGTCGCTGAATCTGCAGCGTTGGCCGGtaggtatatatataacgcTCAGCGCCTTTCTGCAGAGTGCTAGACGATAAGGAGTTCTTGTTTTTGTCGTAGCTTCTTCCTAGTgtacgaaatcgtcgttgtcgcgtCATCGAATCACGATGAGAGGCGTTTCTGTCGTGTGGGAAGAGAGTCGACACGCGGCAACCTGAAAGCGTTATCACAAGAACAAATGTTTCGCTATTTAGCGTCAAACACCGTGACAGTATGCTAGAAGCCAAATGCGAGTCTCAAGACGAAACAAGCTGCCGATTGATTAGAGTTGCAGTCGCTATTTTCCTGGTGACAGTGATGGAGTCGACACTGAGTGAGCTTGTCACAGGATCGGACGATCCATGCATTCAGAGCAcccgctgtcgtcgtcggttcTTCCAATGGATGCAGACGTACGTAGCACATGATCTGCGCCGTGTTCTCGTCATTCGCGCTATTATTAAACGATTTGGGATCGCTTCAgttctcttcctttttttctcttcctgaaAGGTAGTGTACTCTAATTAGACTGGGATTCCTTAGAATCTCTCTTTGGAGTTATGATACAAATTGCAGTAATGATTCATGGGGATTGAAGATTCTAGCAGTGAAGAAGGGCCCGGATAAACACGAGGAGCGCAGTTGTCGTTGAAGCGAGGCTAAGAGAAAGTAGTACTGTATATCAATGTGCAGCGGTCGCCGGTATGAGTCTTTCTGTAGACGATAAggcgttctctttctcgtcgtggcttcttgaaatcgtcgtttgTAGCATATGATCGAATGAGGGTAAGAGGCGGTTTCCTTTCGGGGAGGAGTGGTATCGGGAGGATCCACGCTACCACTTTCATTGCAGCGGAACGACAAACGTCACGTGTGTGCTCAACATCAAGTCAGTGAAATATGCCGATTCTGGCATTTATACGTGCGCTAACTTTGACTGTAATGCTAGGCACACGACAACCTCGATGTTCTCGCCTATAGTAAGTTTTCGATTGCGCAAGTCTTATT from Oscarella lobularis chromosome 1, ooOscLobu1.1, whole genome shotgun sequence includes these protein-coding regions:
- the LOC136188533 gene encoding peroxidasin homolog isoform X1; translated protein: MRSGRRFFLLVVHEIVVEASSNQVLCFAAFGSVVYWAASQPFIEVEVPGDQKYLVIGQSVESFLYCVAVDIPLTDVKLCLLTPVSFFQVDHNYYPRYRFHCEKTAKNVTCAYSNSDVNETDAGIYICSAVNCNNLLINSKIHISAYDKPLIDHIAESASNGTVQEGQSFHLTCVVNVPIGGTAGFSMEWRHNSKTVKSQRGLSNFVYNVQSATRSDSGHYFCAILNGTELDLSSTAIDITYPAQIVAFFARTPHKRLYPGKNGVVYVNTGGNVTIECTAEGNPVPVTSVHHSKDVRVIESKLEGQKITFLLNITRAEGKRDNGVYICQSHNSVNPIAMQKILNLFVYKTATITFFDLVNDSDTTNSAGCRNLTAGEQHTLECRADGEPPPVVTILDEGGEQVANALRNVSYSFSAKKELDEKAFECKAITSVLNSTANVTISFCVSSTSGLSLLDQLLIAFGGLVVVILISVALFYNFVQRLPCLPNTTTPTSRRAVTPPSGRPTEVTPLQSPEIEVPPGELRPDGSPSFPQSKEEKELWNRWKQAGDS
- the LOC136188533 gene encoding peroxidasin homolog isoform X3, producing the protein MSFAAVLCFAAFGSVVYWAASQPFIEVEVPGDQKYLVIGQSVESFLYCVAVDIPLTDVKLCLLTPVSFFQVDHNYYPRYRFHCEKTAKNVTCAYSNSDVNETDAGIYICSAVNCNNLLINSKIHISAYDKPLIDHIAESASNGTVQEGQSFHLTCVVNVPIGGTAGFSMEWRHNSKTVKSQRGLSNFVYNVQSATRSDSGHYFCAILNGTELDLSSTAIDITYPAQIVAFFARTPHKRLYPGKNGVVYVNTGGNVTIECTAEGNPVPVTSVHHSKDVRVIESKLEGQKITFLLNITRAEGKRDNGVYICQSHNSVNPIAMQKILNLFVYKTATITFFDLVNDSDTTNSAGCRNLTAGEQHTLECRADGEPPPVVTILDEGGEQVANALRNVSYSFSAKKELDEKAFECKAITSVLNSTANVTISFCVSSTSGLSLLDQLLIAFGGLVVVILISVALFYNFVQRLPCLPNTTTPTSRRAVTPPSGRPTEVTPLQSPEIEVPPGELRPDGSPSFPQSKEEKELWNRWKQAGDS
- the LOC136188575 gene encoding neural cell adhesion molecule 1-like; amino-acid sequence: MLRESTPVIQCSSIRSGRRFFLVREIVVATSSNQVFHWAASKDLQPEIGIELDVPGDRKYLISGDSVDNFLYCIVSDVPMDKILLCLASLSGKFFEVNEATDSRYNFDCHGTAANARCGYSVSKVKREDAGIYKCTEHSCDGLVHSTLYVPVYKFPLIDHVTASTDDGTVQEGQPFSLTCAVNKPTEGTAGLSMEWRHNTATVKSQKGLSNFSYNVQNASSTDSGNYSCTILNGTEIDTSSASVDVTFAHIITFFSRAFDRRLYPRKDGVVYVNTGENVTIECVAEGNPVPDVSVFYNDKEVPIIKMSAGRTITVLRNITRAEGKQDNGVYSCVADNSVNPNASKSIDLFVYKTAVITFFDLVNDSMNSTGCRNVTAGEQQTLECKAEGEPSPVVVILNEKGQEIANSSCNASYSFFVPEEMNKTAYECRAMCSVLNSTAKSTLCVSLSSSSPPPLSSSFPEWAVILMAVVGSLAFIMLCIFLFYTYLKRRSRLDPTLTESDETERLRESLPQSKTDKDNRNTKKKTSFQLIYELVCC
- the LOC136188533 gene encoding peroxidasin homolog isoform X2; protein product: MRSGRRFFLLVVHEIVVEASSNQVVYWAASQPFIEVEVPGDQKYLVIGQSVESFLYCVAVDIPLTDVKLCLLTPVSFFQVDHNYYPRYRFHCEKTAKNVTCAYSNSDVNETDAGIYICSAVNCNNLLINSKIHISAYDKPLIDHIAESASNGTVQEGQSFHLTCVVNVPIGGTAGFSMEWRHNSKTVKSQRGLSNFVYNVQSATRSDSGHYFCAILNGTELDLSSTAIDITYPAQIVAFFARTPHKRLYPGKNGVVYVNTGGNVTIECTAEGNPVPVTSVHHSKDVRVIESKLEGQKITFLLNITRAEGKRDNGVYICQSHNSVNPIAMQKILNLFVYKTATITFFDLVNDSDTTNSAGCRNLTAGEQHTLECRADGEPPPVVTILDEGGEQVANALRNVSYSFSAKKELDEKAFECKAITSVLNSTANVTISFCVSSTSGLSLLDQLLIAFGGLVVVILISVALFYNFVQRLPCLPNTTTPTSRRAVTPPSGRPTEVTPLQSPEIEVPPGELRPDGSPSFPQSKEEKELWNRWKQAGDS